One part of the Streptomyces sp. NBC_00286 genome encodes these proteins:
- a CDS encoding malate dehydrogenase, with protein MTRTPVNVTVTGAAGQIGYALLFRIASGQLLGADVPVKLRLLEITPALKAAEGTAMELDDCAFPLLQGIDISDDPNVAFDGANVALLVGARPRTKGMERGDLLEANGGIFKPQGKAINDHAADDIKVLVVGNPANTNALIAQAAAPDVPAERFTAMTRLDHNRALSQLAKKTGASVADIKRLTIWGNHSATQYPDIFHATVAGKNAAETVNDEKWLAEDFIPTVAKRGAAIIEARGASSAASAANAAIDHVHTWVNGTAEGDWTSMGIPSDGSYGVPEGLISSFPVTAKDGQYEIVQGLDINDFSRARIDASVKELEEEREAVRGLGLI; from the coding sequence ATGACCCGCACTCCCGTGAACGTCACCGTCACCGGCGCGGCCGGCCAGATCGGTTACGCCCTGCTCTTCCGCATCGCCTCCGGCCAGCTGCTCGGCGCGGACGTGCCGGTCAAGTTGCGCCTCCTGGAGATCACCCCGGCGCTGAAGGCCGCCGAGGGCACGGCGATGGAACTCGACGACTGCGCCTTCCCGCTCCTTCAGGGCATCGACATCTCCGACGACCCGAATGTCGCCTTCGACGGCGCGAACGTAGCCCTCCTGGTCGGCGCCCGCCCCCGTACGAAGGGCATGGAGCGCGGCGACCTGCTGGAGGCCAACGGTGGCATCTTCAAGCCGCAGGGCAAGGCCATCAACGACCACGCCGCGGACGACATCAAGGTTCTCGTCGTCGGCAACCCGGCCAACACCAACGCGCTCATCGCCCAGGCCGCTGCCCCGGACGTACCGGCCGAGCGCTTCACGGCGATGACCCGTCTCGACCACAACCGCGCGCTGAGCCAGCTCGCGAAGAAGACGGGCGCCTCGGTCGCCGACATCAAGCGCCTGACGATCTGGGGCAACCACTCGGCCACCCAGTACCCCGACATCTTCCACGCCACGGTCGCCGGCAAGAACGCCGCCGAGACCGTCAACGACGAGAAGTGGCTGGCCGAGGACTTCATCCCGACCGTCGCCAAGCGCGGCGCGGCCATCATCGAGGCCCGCGGCGCCTCCTCGGCGGCCTCCGCCGCCAACGCCGCCATCGACCACGTCCACACCTGGGTCAACGGCACGGCCGAGGGCGACTGGACGTCGATGGGCATCCCGTCGGACGGCTCGTACGGCGTCCCGGAGGGCCTGATCTCCTCCTTCCCGGTCACCGCGAAGGACGGCCAGTACGAGATCGTCCAGGGCCTCGACATCAACGACTTCTCCCGCGCCCGCATCGACGCGTCGGTGAAGGAGCTGGAGGAGGAGCGCGAGGCCGTCCGCGGTCTCGGCCTCATCTGA
- a CDS encoding DUF5954 family protein yields MCGYADEVPGYLTFRVTPQEGPIAAFAEQEAWQARERYPQLLGVGIPEFFHAREREEGGWQLSDYSSDTPQGARDMLGSHFRRSAKEAEDAGDESAQGKWMAAARRMDREVVDELTVLGGRFRIVSASRFIRMGGNGPEPPRPSDPDPLDADHVRPRGQVIDPYTGTGLADGILKLDLVRFVGVVPGAPPDVADDARRALATHPGGVLLPAVFMISEGVDGSWKPHNPGASHRSPQAARDVLTSYLRVMGPFELRLDDAAREEYARAADRLDEKRSNVASVAGRRFRVTRVERLVRIGPDGPEGPRPSDFDPEPPVEIHVRQLKEQGLWKEEDEPIELDERTRELKRLWEAEAERRASGG; encoded by the coding sequence ATGTGCGGTTACGCAGATGAAGTTCCCGGCTATCTGACGTTCCGGGTGACCCCGCAGGAAGGGCCTATCGCGGCCTTCGCCGAGCAGGAGGCCTGGCAGGCGCGGGAGAGGTACCCGCAGTTGTTGGGGGTGGGGATTCCCGAGTTCTTCCATGCGCGGGAGCGCGAGGAGGGCGGCTGGCAGCTGTCCGACTACAGCAGCGATACGCCGCAGGGGGCGCGGGACATGCTGGGTTCGCACTTCCGGCGCAGCGCCAAGGAGGCCGAGGACGCCGGGGACGAGAGCGCCCAGGGCAAGTGGATGGCGGCGGCCAGACGCATGGACCGCGAGGTCGTCGACGAGCTGACCGTGCTGGGCGGCCGGTTCAGGATCGTCAGCGCCTCACGGTTCATCCGCATGGGCGGCAACGGCCCTGAACCGCCCCGCCCCTCCGACCCCGATCCGCTCGACGCCGATCATGTACGTCCCCGGGGCCAGGTGATCGATCCGTACACCGGTACGGGTCTGGCCGACGGCATCCTCAAGCTGGACCTGGTCCGCTTCGTCGGCGTCGTTCCGGGCGCGCCGCCGGATGTCGCCGACGACGCGCGGCGGGCTCTGGCGACCCATCCGGGTGGTGTCCTCCTCCCTGCCGTGTTCATGATCTCCGAGGGGGTGGACGGCAGTTGGAAGCCGCACAATCCTGGGGCGTCCCATCGCTCGCCCCAGGCCGCGCGCGACGTTCTGACCTCGTATCTGCGCGTCATGGGCCCCTTTGAGCTTCGCCTCGACGACGCTGCCCGCGAGGAATATGCGCGGGCCGCCGACCGTCTCGACGAGAAGCGCAGCAACGTGGCGAGTGTCGCGGGCCGCCGCTTTCGCGTCACCCGCGTCGAACGTCTGGTCCGCATCGGGCCCGACGGCCCCGAGGGCCCCCGCCCCTCCGACTTCGACCCCGAACCTCCCGTCGAGATCCATGTCCGCCAGCTCAAGGAACAGGGCCTGTGGAAGGAGGAGGACGAGCCGATCGAGCTCGATGAGCGGACGCGGGAGCTTAAGCGGTTGTGGGAGGCGGAGGCGGAGCGGCGTGCCTCCGGCGGTTGA
- the pdxR gene encoding MocR-like pyridoxine biosynthesis transcription factor PdxR, whose amino-acid sequence MEKPWATLGVDLHLDLGGSRLRRGLTDALREAVRSGRLAPGTRLPSSRALAADLGIARNTVADAYACLVAEGWLTARQGSGTRVAERAAVAPDSDTAPRPRSPRGPTHNLEPGNPDLASFPRAEWLRSARRALSEAPHDAFGYGDPRGRVELRTALAAYLARARGVRTDPDRIVICSGFVHGLRLLAAVLRQRGLRSLAVESYGLDVHWGVAEAAGLRTVPLPFDELGTCTGALAGAGRGAVLLTPSHQFPMGVPLRPDRRAAVVDWARGTGGLVLEDDYDGEFRYDRQPVGALQGLDPDRVVYMGTASKSLAPGLRLGWLVLPPSLTSEVVSAKGGTDWSCGVLDQLTLAEFITSGAYDRHVRASRLRYRRRRDQLVAALASRAPSVRATGIAAGLHAVLQLPPGTEQSVVRAAARQGLLLHGLTRYRHADVAEVAAAGPYDALVVGYGTPPDHAWSSTLDALCRVLP is encoded by the coding sequence ATGGAGAAACCCTGGGCCACTTTAGGTGTTGATCTGCACCTCGACCTGGGCGGCTCCCGTCTGCGCCGAGGGCTCACGGACGCCTTGCGCGAGGCGGTGCGGAGCGGGCGGCTCGCACCGGGGACGCGGCTGCCGTCCTCGCGGGCGCTCGCCGCCGACCTCGGCATCGCGCGCAACACGGTCGCCGACGCGTACGCCTGTCTCGTCGCCGAGGGCTGGCTCACCGCGCGCCAGGGTTCGGGCACGCGGGTCGCGGAACGGGCCGCGGTGGCGCCGGACTCGGACACGGCACCCAGGCCTCGCTCGCCCCGCGGACCGACGCACAACCTCGAACCCGGCAACCCCGACCTCGCCTCGTTCCCCCGCGCCGAGTGGCTCAGGTCGGCCCGCCGCGCGCTGTCCGAGGCACCTCACGACGCCTTCGGCTACGGCGACCCACGAGGTCGCGTCGAACTCCGCACCGCCCTCGCCGCCTACCTCGCCCGCGCTCGTGGCGTACGGACCGACCCCGACCGGATCGTCATCTGCTCCGGCTTCGTACACGGCTTGCGGCTGCTCGCCGCTGTACTGCGGCAACGGGGGCTGCGCTCGCTCGCCGTGGAGTCGTACGGGCTTGACGTGCACTGGGGAGTGGCGGAGGCGGCGGGGTTGCGGACGGTGCCGCTGCCGTTCGATGAACTGGGGACGTGTACCGGCGCCTTGGCGGGAGCGGGGAGGGGGGCGGTCCTGCTCACCCCCTCGCACCAGTTCCCGATGGGCGTGCCACTGCGGCCCGACCGGCGGGCCGCCGTCGTGGACTGGGCGCGGGGAACCGGCGGGCTGGTCCTGGAGGACGACTACGACGGAGAGTTCCGCTACGACCGTCAGCCGGTGGGCGCGCTCCAGGGCCTCGACCCGGACCGCGTCGTATACATGGGCACGGCGAGCAAGTCCCTGGCGCCAGGACTGCGGCTCGGCTGGCTGGTCCTGCCGCCGTCGCTGACGTCGGAGGTCGTGTCGGCGAAGGGCGGCACGGACTGGTCGTGCGGGGTCCTGGACCAGCTGACCCTGGCGGAGTTCATCACCTCGGGCGCGTACGACCGTCACGTCCGCGCGTCCCGTCTGCGCTATCGCCGCCGCCGCGACCAGCTCGTCGCGGCGCTCGCGTCCCGCGCCCCGTCGGTGCGGGCCACCGGTATCGCGGCCGGCCTCCACGCCGTCCTCCAACTCCCGCCCGGCACCGAGCAGTCGGTGGTCCGAGCGGCGGCCCGGCAGGGCCTGTTGCTGCACGGCCTGACCCGCTACCGCCACGCGGACGTTGCCGAGGTCGCCGCCGCCGGACCGTACGACGCCCTTGTCGTGGGCTACGGCACACCCCCGGACCACGCGTGGTCGAGCACGCTGGACGCTCTGTGCAGGGTGCTGCCCTGA
- a CDS encoding carboxymuconolactone decarboxylase family protein, with amino-acid sequence MTTNETTDDTTSTTTDTTSYVPEHTPRLAWAKLAPDVYKAMIRLDTAARQGVDPVLLELVKIRASQINHCAFCVDMHSKDALAAGESVERIIQLSAWEESQHFYTAKEVAALALTEAVTVLTEGFVPDEVYDAAAKQFDEAELAQLIAAITVINAWNRFGVTCRMVAGHYQAGEHK; translated from the coding sequence ATGACGACGAACGAGACGACCGACGACACGACCAGCACCACGACCGACACCACCTCGTACGTCCCCGAACACACCCCCCGGCTCGCGTGGGCCAAGCTCGCGCCCGACGTCTACAAGGCCATGATCAGGCTCGACACGGCGGCCCGGCAGGGCGTCGACCCCGTGCTCCTGGAGCTGGTGAAGATCCGCGCGTCGCAGATCAACCACTGCGCCTTCTGCGTCGACATGCACTCCAAGGACGCGCTCGCGGCCGGCGAGAGTGTCGAGCGGATCATCCAGCTCAGCGCGTGGGAGGAGTCGCAGCACTTCTACACGGCGAAGGAAGTCGCGGCGCTCGCGCTGACCGAGGCGGTCACGGTCCTCACGGAGGGCTTCGTGCCGGACGAGGTGTACGACGCGGCCGCCAAGCAGTTCGACGAGGCCGAGCTGGCGCAGCTGATCGCCGCGATCACGGTGATCAACGCGTGGAACCGGTTCGGCGTGACCTGCCGTATGGTCGCGGGGCACTACCAGGCGGGCGAGCACAAGTGA
- a CDS encoding isocitrate lyase/PEP mutase family protein — MVSKVETFRALHQGRSPDDPLILPGPWDAASARVFEDAGFPALATPSAGVAASLGYEDGATPADEMFAAVGRIARAVDVPVSADVEDGYGLAPKELVDRILETGAVGCNLEDSHEGVLKDPARHADWLAEVRAVAGDRLFVNARVDTFSRGVADPERAVERAALYVAAGADCVYPIGAPEDALPALRAAIPGPINAYARLEGPAPAELGRLGATRITFGPRLQRRATEALTGMARALHDDWLGQARAAAQRLADENLSAEPNAW; from the coding sequence ATGGTGAGCAAGGTGGAGACGTTCCGCGCGCTGCATCAGGGCCGCTCACCGGACGACCCCCTGATCCTCCCCGGGCCGTGGGACGCGGCCAGTGCGCGGGTCTTCGAGGACGCCGGGTTTCCGGCGCTTGCGACGCCCAGCGCCGGGGTCGCCGCCTCGCTCGGTTACGAGGACGGGGCCACGCCCGCCGACGAAATGTTCGCGGCGGTCGGGCGCATCGCGCGGGCCGTGGACGTTCCGGTGTCGGCGGACGTCGAGGACGGGTACGGGCTCGCGCCCAAGGAGTTGGTGGACCGGATCCTTGAGACGGGTGCCGTCGGCTGCAACCTCGAGGACTCGCACGAGGGCGTCCTCAAGGACCCGGCGCGGCACGCCGACTGGCTGGCCGAGGTACGGGCCGTCGCGGGCGACCGGCTGTTCGTCAACGCGCGTGTCGACACGTTCTCACGCGGGGTCGCCGATCCCGAACGGGCCGTCGAGCGGGCCGCGTTGTACGTGGCGGCGGGCGCCGACTGCGTGTACCCGATCGGCGCCCCGGAGGATGCCCTCCCGGCGCTCCGGGCCGCGATCCCGGGTCCGATCAACGCCTACGCGCGACTGGAAGGTCCCGCACCGGCAGAGCTCGGCCGACTCGGGGCCACACGCATCACGTTCGGTCCCCGTCTGCAGCGCCGCGCCACCGAGGCGCTGACCGGCATGGCCCGAGCCCTGCACGACGACTGGCTCGGCCAGGCGCGCGCCGCAGCGCAACGCCTGGCCGACGAGAACCTCTCCGCGGAGCCGAACGCCTGGTGA
- a CDS encoding aldehyde dehydrogenase family protein has protein sequence MAGPAERQAQQTIHVGGEWRAAVSGETREVLDPADAKPFAVVAEGDGRDADAAIEAARRAFDEGPWRHTPATERSALLRRVADLLVRDRERLGLLESRDAGKTLEEGRVDIDCVADAFRYFADLVVGEGGGRVVDAGSDDIHSVVVHEPVGVCAMITPWNYPLLQASWKIAPALAAGNTFVVKPSEITPLTTIAVVELLQEAGLPDGVANIVTGPGHTVGARLAEHPGVDLVSFTGGLISGIKVAQAAAVTVKKVALELGGKNPNVVFADACATEEGFDTAVDQALNAAFIHSGQVCSAGGRLIIEESVRERFVAELARRAGKIRLGRGTEDGVECGPLVSEQQREKTEAYVASALAEGAVLRSGGKRPEPSAERPATGYFYEPTVLDQCHREMKVVREEVFGPVLTVETFRTEDEAVALANDTEYGLAGGVWTSDAGRARRVAARLRHGTVWINDFHPYLPQAEWGGFGKSGVGRELGPTGLDEYRESKHVYQNLAPKPVRWFAG, from the coding sequence ATGGCGGGACCAGCGGAGCGACAGGCGCAGCAGACGATTCACGTGGGCGGGGAGTGGCGCGCGGCCGTCTCCGGGGAGACACGTGAGGTGCTCGATCCGGCGGACGCCAAGCCGTTCGCCGTGGTTGCGGAGGGTGACGGACGGGATGCGGACGCGGCCATCGAGGCCGCCCGCCGCGCCTTCGACGAAGGGCCCTGGCGCCACACCCCCGCCACAGAGCGGAGCGCCCTGCTGCGTCGCGTCGCCGATCTCCTCGTACGCGATCGTGAGCGGCTCGGGCTGCTGGAGAGCCGGGACGCCGGCAAGACGCTTGAGGAAGGGCGCGTCGACATCGACTGTGTCGCCGACGCCTTCCGGTACTTCGCCGATCTCGTCGTGGGCGAGGGCGGCGGGCGGGTCGTCGACGCCGGTTCCGACGACATCCACAGCGTCGTCGTGCATGAACCCGTCGGCGTGTGCGCCATGATCACGCCCTGGAACTATCCGCTGCTGCAAGCGAGTTGGAAGATCGCGCCCGCACTCGCCGCCGGGAACACCTTCGTCGTCAAGCCCAGCGAGATCACTCCGCTCACCACGATCGCCGTTGTGGAGCTGCTCCAGGAGGCCGGGCTGCCCGACGGAGTCGCGAACATCGTCACCGGCCCCGGGCACACCGTGGGCGCCCGCCTCGCCGAGCACCCTGGTGTCGACCTGGTCTCCTTCACCGGCGGTCTCATCAGCGGGATCAAGGTCGCCCAGGCCGCCGCCGTCACCGTCAAGAAGGTCGCCCTCGAACTCGGCGGCAAGAATCCCAACGTCGTCTTCGCCGACGCCTGCGCCACGGAGGAAGGCTTCGACACCGCCGTCGACCAGGCCCTGAACGCCGCGTTCATCCACAGCGGCCAGGTCTGCTCCGCCGGCGGACGCCTCATCATCGAGGAGTCCGTACGCGAACGCTTCGTCGCCGAACTCGCCCGCCGGGCCGGCAAGATCCGCCTCGGCCGGGGCACCGAGGACGGCGTCGAGTGCGGTCCACTCGTCTCCGAGCAGCAGCGGGAGAAGACCGAGGCGTACGTCGCCTCCGCCCTCGCGGAGGGCGCGGTGCTGCGGTCCGGCGGCAAGCGGCCCGAACCGTCGGCGGAACGGCCCGCGACCGGCTACTTCTACGAGCCCACCGTCCTCGACCAGTGCCACCGCGAGATGAAGGTCGTACGCGAGGAGGTCTTCGGGCCCGTACTGACCGTCGAGACGTTCCGTACGGAGGACGAGGCCGTCGCGCTCGCCAACGACACCGAGTACGGGCTCGCGGGCGGCGTCTGGACCTCCGACGCGGGCCGCGCCCGCCGCGTCGCGGCACGCCTGCGGCACGGGACCGTCTGGATCAACGACTTCCACCCCTACCTCCCGCAGGCGGAGTGGGGCGGCTTCGGAAAGAGCGGCGTCGGGCGGGAGCTGGGTCCCACCGGTCTCGACGAGTACCGCGAGAGCAAGCACGTGTACCAGAACCTCGCGCCGAAGCCGGTGCGGTGGTTCGCGGGCTGA
- a CDS encoding DUF2690 domain-containing protein translates to MPRWRALPDELDPQVREFASQLRRLVDRSGLSVAAVADRTGYSKTSWERYLNGRLLAPKGAIVALAEVTGTNPVHLTTMWELAERAWSRSEMRHDMTMEAIRISQARAALGELGPNPPKAKGGTRGKPAAGKAAAAAPPKPAGAGAASTAPPRSPSSGGDAPTSFLGRIPQKESSGSGSSGSSSSAGSTGSSGRSGTSTPGGPSAPRAGSWGVAPPPGQYGAAGSSGKPGQYGQSGQYGQSGYPGQSGQSGYSVPTGPSGPAGGPPEDARPPRSGGSPDAPRRKRRVTMFLAGVVGALVMIAAALYLTDPGGGGSGDEAKPTPTPTVSKNLPSGVECSGKDCTGEDPENMGCGGELATTTDSVSVGTALIEVRYSETCGAAWARITQAAIGDEVQISTAGAAEQTGRVKVDTDTYTPMVAVKDAADVKACATLASGEEGCTTGSAG, encoded by the coding sequence ATGCCTCGTTGGAGGGCCTTGCCGGATGAACTCGATCCGCAGGTCAGGGAGTTCGCCAGCCAGCTGCGTCGACTTGTCGACCGCAGCGGGCTGAGCGTCGCTGCCGTGGCCGACCGCACCGGTTACAGCAAGACATCCTGGGAGCGGTACCTGAACGGCCGGCTGCTCGCGCCCAAGGGCGCGATCGTGGCGCTGGCCGAGGTGACCGGCACGAATCCGGTCCACCTGACCACGATGTGGGAGCTGGCCGAGCGGGCGTGGAGCCGTTCGGAGATGCGCCACGACATGACCATGGAGGCCATACGGATCTCCCAGGCGCGCGCCGCGCTCGGGGAGTTGGGCCCCAACCCTCCCAAGGCCAAGGGCGGCACCCGAGGCAAGCCGGCGGCCGGCAAGGCCGCCGCCGCGGCTCCGCCCAAGCCGGCGGGCGCCGGGGCCGCATCCACGGCGCCGCCGCGTAGTCCTTCGTCCGGCGGGGACGCGCCGACGTCGTTCCTGGGGCGGATTCCGCAGAAGGAGTCGTCGGGTTCGGGTTCGTCGGGTTCCTCGAGCTCGGCGGGTTCTACGGGTTCGTCCGGTAGGTCTGGTACGTCCACTCCTGGTGGTCCTTCGGCTCCCCGTGCGGGGAGTTGGGGGGTTGCTCCTCCGCCGGGTCAGTACGGTGCGGCCGGATCGTCCGGCAAGCCGGGTCAGTACGGTCAGTCGGGTCAGTACGGGCAGTCGGGTTATCCCGGACAGTCCGGACAGTCCGGGTATTCCGTGCCGACCGGGCCGTCCGGTCCGGCCGGAGGGCCGCCCGAGGACGCCCGGCCGCCGCGCTCCGGTGGTTCGCCGGACGCCCCGCGGCGGAAGCGGCGGGTCACGATGTTCCTCGCGGGTGTCGTCGGCGCGCTCGTGATGATCGCGGCCGCCCTCTATCTCACCGACCCCGGCGGTGGCGGGAGCGGCGACGAGGCGAAGCCGACCCCTACCCCGACCGTCAGCAAGAACCTGCCGTCCGGTGTCGAGTGCAGCGGCAAGGACTGCACGGGCGAGGACCCCGAGAACATGGGCTGCGGCGGCGAGTTGGCGACGACCACCGACAGCGTCTCGGTCGGCACGGCCCTCATCGAGGTCCGCTACAGCGAGACCTGCGGCGCCGCCTGGGCCCGCATCACGCAGGCCGCGATCGGCGACGAGGTCCAGATCAGCACGGCGGGCGCGGCGGAGCAGACGGGTCGGGTGAAGGTGGACACCGACACGTATACGCCGATGGTGGCGGTGAAGGACGCGGCTGATGTGAAGGCTTGCGCGACGCTTGCCTCCGGCGAGGAAGGGTGCACGACCGGCTCCGCCGGTTGA
- a CDS encoding carboxymuconolactone decarboxylase family protein, producing MTARTQFLDPEVGKAMSALSAAAKKGLGDPGLAELVQIRASQLNHCAFCLDMHLQLARKHGVSEKQLDLLNAWEEAEDHYSERERSALALTEAVTVLTEGFVPDDVYERAARHFDDAQLAHLIGLITVINGWNRLMVSRRIPPGGRAW from the coding sequence GTGACGGCTCGCACGCAGTTCCTCGATCCCGAGGTCGGCAAGGCCATGTCCGCGCTGAGCGCCGCCGCGAAGAAGGGCCTGGGCGACCCCGGGCTCGCCGAGCTGGTGCAGATCCGCGCCTCACAGCTCAACCACTGCGCGTTCTGCCTCGACATGCACCTCCAACTGGCCCGCAAGCACGGCGTGAGCGAGAAACAGCTCGACCTTCTGAACGCCTGGGAGGAGGCGGAGGACCACTACAGCGAGCGCGAGCGGTCCGCCCTCGCGCTGACCGAAGCGGTCACGGTCCTCACGGAAGGCTTCGTGCCGGACGACGTGTACGAGCGGGCGGCGCGGCACTTCGACGACGCCCAACTCGCGCATCTCATCGGGTTGATCACCGTTATCAACGGATGGAACCGGCTGATGGTCAGCCGACGCATCCCGCCGGGGGGCCGTGCATGGTGA
- a CDS encoding bifunctional helix-turn-helix transcriptional regulator/GNAT family N-acetyltransferase: MKPVSTEHVTTLRRFNRYFTRRIGALDDHYLGQDRPLGEARLLYEIGDGASLRELRSRLGLDAGYLSRMAKALESQGLVRITVHPQDTRLRVAELTPAGRVEVKEQNRRANRLAEGLLSGLTPAQREQLTESLGTAQRLLRLAAITVELVDGAAPDARACLDAYAADIDARFPEGYDRASLVQPHEVSGDTGAFLVAYEEGRAVGCAALRRLEPGVGEIRHVWVHPAARRLGLARRLLAELERQAARLGCGVVRLDTHATLIEAQAMYRACGYTEIPRYNDDVYGAYFFEKSLPKPPLIP, translated from the coding sequence ATGAAGCCAGTGTCCACAGAGCATGTGACCACCCTTCGCCGCTTCAACCGCTACTTCACCCGCCGCATCGGCGCACTCGACGATCACTACCTCGGCCAGGACCGGCCACTCGGCGAGGCCCGCCTCCTGTACGAGATCGGGGACGGGGCCTCGCTCCGCGAGCTGCGCAGCCGACTCGGCCTGGACGCCGGGTATCTGAGCCGGATGGCCAAGGCCCTGGAGTCGCAGGGGCTGGTGCGGATCACCGTGCATCCGCAGGACACCCGGCTGCGGGTCGCGGAGCTGACCCCGGCCGGACGCGTCGAGGTGAAGGAGCAGAACCGGCGGGCCAACCGTCTCGCCGAGGGGCTGCTCAGCGGGCTGACGCCGGCCCAGCGCGAGCAATTGACCGAGTCCCTCGGCACCGCCCAGCGGCTGCTCAGGCTCGCCGCGATCACGGTCGAGCTCGTCGACGGAGCCGCCCCGGACGCCCGTGCCTGCCTCGACGCCTACGCCGCCGACATCGACGCCCGCTTCCCCGAGGGCTACGACCGGGCCTCCCTCGTCCAGCCGCACGAGGTGTCGGGCGACACCGGCGCCTTCCTCGTCGCGTACGAGGAAGGCCGAGCGGTCGGCTGCGCGGCTCTGCGCCGCCTCGAACCCGGCGTCGGCGAGATCCGGCACGTCTGGGTGCACCCGGCCGCCCGCCGCCTCGGCCTCGCCCGCCGACTGCTCGCCGAGCTGGAGCGGCAGGCGGCAAGGCTCGGCTGCGGAGTCGTACGCCTCGACACACACGCCACGCTCATCGAGGCACAGGCGATGTACCGGGCGTGCGGCTACACCGAGATCCCCCGCTACAACGACGACGTGTACGGGGCGTACTTCTTCGAGAAGTCCCTGCCCAAGCCGCCGCTCATTCCGTGA
- a CDS encoding GMC family oxidoreductase has product MPEQHTYDYVVIGGGTAGSVIASRLTEDPDVTVAVIEGGPSDVDREDVLTLRRWMGLLGGELDYDYPTTRQPRGNSHIRHSRARVLGGCSSHNTLIAFKPLPSDWDEWEANGAKGWGAVPMEAYYARLRNNIVAVDEKDRNAIARDFVDAAQAALDVPRVDGFNKKPFSEGVGFFDLAYHPENNKRSSASVAYLHPFLDRPNLTILLETWAYRLELEGTRARGVHVRTKDGEEILVRAENEVLLCAGAVDSPRLLMHSGIGPARDLEALGIPVVHDLPGVGENLLDHPESVIVWETNGPIPENSAMDSDAGLFVRRDPDHPGPDLMFHFYQIPFTDNPERLGYKRPAHGVSMTPNIPKPHSRGRLYLTSADPAEKPALDFRYFTDEDDYDGRTLVDGIRIAREIAKSEPLAGWLKREVAPGPDVTGDEELGVYARSVAHTVYHPAGTCRMGAPDDQLAVVDPQLRIRGLDGIRIADASVFPTMPAVNPMIGVLMVGEKCVDLLGSGE; this is encoded by the coding sequence ATGCCTGAGCAGCACACGTACGACTATGTCGTCATCGGCGGCGGTACCGCCGGCTCCGTCATCGCCTCACGCCTGACCGAGGACCCGGACGTCACCGTCGCCGTGATCGAGGGCGGCCCCAGCGACGTCGACCGCGAGGACGTTCTCACCCTGCGCCGCTGGATGGGGCTGCTCGGCGGGGAGCTGGACTACGACTACCCGACGACCCGGCAGCCGCGCGGCAACTCGCATATCCGGCACAGCCGGGCCCGGGTGCTCGGCGGCTGCTCCTCGCACAACACGCTGATCGCGTTCAAGCCGCTGCCGTCCGACTGGGACGAGTGGGAGGCGAACGGTGCCAAGGGCTGGGGCGCGGTGCCGATGGAGGCGTACTACGCCCGGCTGCGCAACAACATCGTCGCCGTCGACGAGAAGGACCGGAACGCCATCGCCCGCGACTTCGTCGACGCCGCCCAGGCCGCGCTGGACGTGCCGCGCGTGGACGGCTTCAACAAGAAGCCGTTCAGCGAGGGCGTCGGCTTCTTCGACCTCGCGTACCACCCGGAGAACAACAAGCGGTCCTCCGCCTCGGTCGCGTACCTCCACCCCTTCCTGGACCGGCCGAACCTGACGATCCTGCTGGAGACCTGGGCGTACAGGCTGGAGCTCGAAGGGACGCGGGCGCGCGGAGTGCACGTACGGACCAAGGACGGCGAGGAGATCCTCGTACGCGCCGAGAACGAAGTCCTGTTGTGCGCGGGCGCCGTGGACTCACCGCGGCTGCTGATGCACTCCGGTATCGGGCCCGCCCGCGATCTGGAGGCGCTCGGCATTCCCGTCGTGCATGACCTGCCCGGCGTCGGCGAGAACCTGCTCGACCACCCCGAGTCGGTGATCGTCTGGGAGACGAACGGCCCGATCCCCGAGAACTCCGCGATGGACTCCGACGCGGGCCTTTTCGTGCGCCGCGATCCCGACCATCCGGGTCCTGACCTGATGTTCCACTTCTACCAAATCCCGTTCACCGACAACCCGGAGCGCCTGGGGTACAAACGCCCTGCTCACGGCGTCTCCATGACCCCCAACATCCCCAAGCCGCACAGCCGCGGCAGGCTCTATCTGACGAGCGCCGACCCGGCCGAGAAGCCCGCCCTCGACTTCCGTTACTTCACGGACGAGGACGACTACGACGGCCGCACCCTGGTCGACGGCATCAGGATCGCCCGCGAGATCGCCAAGTCCGAGCCGCTGGCGGGCTGGCTGAAGCGCGAGGTGGCCCCCGGTCCCGACGTCACGGGCGACGAGGAGCTCGGCGTGTACGCGCGGTCGGTGGCCCACACGGTGTACCACCCGGCGGGCACCTGCCGGATGGGCGCCCCGGACGATCAACTCGCCGTCGTCGACCCGCAGTTGAGGATCCGCGGACTGGACGGCATCCGGATCGCCGACGCCTCCGTCTTCCCGACGATGCCCGCGGTGAACCCGATGATCGGGGTGCTCATGGTCGGAGAGAAGTGCGTGGACCTGCTCGGCAGTGGCGAGTGA